One genomic region from Pogoniulus pusillus isolate bPogPus1 chromosome 40, bPogPus1.pri, whole genome shotgun sequence encodes:
- the NAGLU gene encoding alpha-N-acetylglucosaminidase, with protein sequence MMSMAARRGPGPVSMLLLLLLSATAAAREGDPRQEAAVRALARRLLGPRAAAVSLSVSAALAAGGTDAYWLRSPPDAAVAVAVTGSSGVAAAAGLYRYLRDFCGCHLSWSGAQLRLPDPLPRLPTEIRASAPGRFRYYQNVCTQSYSYAWWDWERWEREIDWMALSGINLALAFAGQEAVWQRVYRTLGLNQSEIDAYFTGPAFLAWNRMGNLRGWAGPLPPSWHLKQLYLQYRIVERMRSLGMTTVLPAFAGHVPQGVLRVFPHINATRLGGWSHFDCSYSCTYLLDPEDAMFQVIGTLFLKELIKEFGTDHIYSADTFNEMTPLSSDPAYLSRASSAVFKSMTGADPEAVWLMQGWLFQHQPDFWQPAQVQALLRAVPLGRMIVLDLFAESKPVYLWTESFYGQPFIWCMLHNFGGNHGLFGTVEAINHGPFVARNFPNSTMVGTGLVPEGIEQNDMVYELMNELGWCQEPLDLPSWVTRYAERRYGAPNTAAAAAWQLLLRSVYNCTGVCVNHNHSPLVRRPSLRMDTELWYNASDVYEAWRLLLSASAQLGSSSTFRYDLVDVTRQAAQQLVSDYYQDIRRAFQNQALPDLLTAGGLLVYDLLPELDSLLSSHSLFLLGRWLESARAMATSDQEAEQYELNARNQVTLWGPSGNILDYANKQLGGLVLDYYGVRWSLFVSVLVESLNSGIPFHQDQFNQAVFQVERGFVYNRKRYPVMPAGDTLEICRRLFLKYYPRALQHSQAGPA encoded by the exons ATGATGTCCATGGCGGCGCGGCGGGGCCCGGGGCCGGTGTCGATgctactgcttctgctgctgtcggCAACGGCGGCGGCGCGGGAGGGGGACCCGCGGCAGGAGGCGGCGGTGCGCGCGCTTGCACGGCGGCTGCTCGGCCCGCGCGCCGCCGCCGTGTCGCTGTCGGTGTCGGCGGCGCTGGCGGCAGGCGGCACCGACGCGTACTGGCTGCGCTCGCCGCCCGACGCCGCCGTGGCCGTGGCCGTGACGGGTTCCAGCGGCGTGGCGGCGGCCGCCGGCCTCTACCGATACCTGCGCGACTTCTGCGGCTGCCACCTCTCGTGGTCTGGAGCGCAGCTCCGCCTGCCTGACCCGCTGCCGCGGCTGCCGACCGAGATCCGCGCCTCCGCCCCCGGCAG GTTCCGCTACTACCAGAACGTCTGCACCCAGAGCTACTCCTACGCCTGGTGGGACTGGGAGCGCTGGGAGCGCGAGATCGACTGGATGGCACTGAGCGGCATCAACCTGGCGCTGGCCTTCGCGGGGCAGGAGGCTGTCTGGCAGCGG GTGTACCGAACGCTGGGGCTGAACCAGTCTGAGATCGATGCCTACTTCACCGGGCCAGCCTTCCTGGCCTGGAACCGCATGGGCAACCtgcggggctgggcagggccacTGCCGCCATCCTGGCACCTCAAACAGCTCTACCTGCAG TACCGGATCGTGGAGCGGATGCGCTCGCTCGGGATGACCACGGTGCTGCCAGCCTTCGCGGGCCACGTGCCCCAGGGCGTTCTCCG GGTCTTCCCACACATCAATGCGACTCGCCTCGGGGGCTGGAGCCACTTTGACTGTTCCTACTCATGTACCTACCTGCTGGACCCAGAGGATGCCATGTTCCAGGTGATTGGGACCCTCTTCCTGAAGGAGCTGATCAAGGAGTTTGGCACAGACCACATCTACAGTGCAGACACCTTCAATGAGATGACTCCACTCTCCTCAGACCCTGCCTATCTCTCCAGGGCCAGCAGCGCTGTCTTCAAGTCAATGACAGGAG CTGACCCCGAGGCAGTGTGGTTGATGCAGGGATGGCTCTTCCAGCACCAGCCTGACTTCTGGCAGCCGGCACaggtgcaggcactgctgcgtGCTGTGCCCCTCGGCAGAATGATTGTCCTTGACCTCTTTGCTGAGTCCAAGCCTGTCTACCTGTGGACAGAATCCTTCTATGGGCAACCCTTCATCTGGTGCATGCTGCACAACTTTGGGGGCAACCACGGCCTCTTTGGTACCGTGGAGGCCATCAACCATGGCCCATTTGTGGCCAGGAACTTCCCAAACTCCACCATGGTGGGCACTGGGCTGGTGCCCGAGGGCATCGAGCAGAATGACATGGTGTACGAGCTGATGAAtgagctgggctggtgccaggagCCCCTTGACCTCCCCAGCTGGGTGACCCGCTATGCCGAGCGCCGCTACGGCGCTCCAAACACTGCTGCGGCTGCGgcctggcagctgctcctgcGCAGCGTTTACAACTGCACCGGCGTCTGCGTCAACCACAACCACAGCCCGCTGGTGCGCCGACCCTCCCTCCGCATGGACACGGAGCTGTGGTACAACGCCAGCGACGTCTACGAGGCCTGGCGCCTGCTGCTGAGCGCCAGCGCCCAGCTGGGCTCCAGCTCCACCTTCCGCTACGACCTGGTGGACGTGACGCGGCAGGCGGCCCAGCAGCTGGTGAGCGACTACTACCAGGACATTCGCCGCGCCTTCCAGAACCAGGCGCTGCCCGACCTGCTGACGGCCGGCGGGCTGCTGGTCTACGACTTGCTGCCGGAGCTGGACAGCCTCCtgtccagccacagcctcttccTGCTGGGCCGCTGGCTGGAGAGTGCCCGTGCCATGGCCACCAGTGACCAGGAGGCTGAGCAGTACGAGCTGAACGCCCGGAACCAGGTGACACTCTGGGGGCCCAGCGGGAACATCCTGGATTATGCCAACAAgcagctgggggggctggtgCTGGACTACTATGGTGTGCGCTGGAGCCTCTTTGTCTCTGTCCTAGTGGAGAGCCTCAATTCAGGCATCCCCTTCCACCAGGACCAGTTCAACCAAGCTGTTTTCCAGGTAGAGAGAGGCTTTGTCTATAACAGGAAGCGCTACCCAGTCATGCCAGCTGGGGACACGCTGGAGATCTGCAGGAGGCTGTTCCTCAAGTACTACCCCAgggccctgcagcacagccaggctgggcctGCGTGA